From the genome of Luteibacter rhizovicinus DSM 16549:
GTCCAGTATCAGGTGCTGGAGATGACGGCCGGCGCACGGGTCAACGGCAAGATGATCCACCGTGCCCCCGCCACCGTCCGCCAGCTCGCCCAGGCCGCCATCGAGGCCGCCCCGGTGCCCGCCGAGGCTTGACCTGTCGCCGAACGGCGCCATTATGGGTGGCATGAACAACCCCTTTCCCATGGCGCCGTCCCCGGACTACCGGTCCGCTGGTGCGCCGCTGATCTTCACCGAAGCTGCTGCCCGCAAGGTGCACCAGCTGATCGAGGAAGAAGGCAACCCCGGCCTGAAGCTGCGCGTCTACATCAGTGGCGGCGGTTGCTCGGGCTTCCAGTACGGCTTCACATTCGACGAAGACCAGGCCGAGGACGACCTCGCGGTCTCGCGCGAAGGCGTCACGCTGGTCGTCGATCCGCTCTCGCTGCAGTACCTCACCGGTGCCGAGATCGATTACGCGGAATCGTTCAGTGGTTCTCAGTTCGTCATCCGCAACCCGAACGCGAAGACGACCTGTGGCTGCGGCTCGTCGTTCAGCGCATGAGCGGTCGCGCGGCGTGACGATCGACCAGGAGCGCGACCGGGCTGTCGCTGTGCGCGCCCGTGAGAATGTCTTCGCCGGCATCGACATCGATCGCATGGCCGAGCGTCGTGACGACCGCCTCTGGGTGGAAGGCGTCGAGCGCGCTGCCAGCAGCCGCTTCCTTCTACTCGACAGCGATGGCCAGGCTTTCG
Proteins encoded in this window:
- the erpA gene encoding iron-sulfur cluster insertion protein ErpA — protein: MGGMNNPFPMAPSPDYRSAGAPLIFTEAAARKVHQLIEEEGNPGLKLRVYISGGGCSGFQYGFTFDEDQAEDDLAVSREGVTLVVDPLSLQYLTGAEIDYAESFSGSQFVIRNPNAKTTCGCGSSFSA